A section of the Deltaproteobacteria bacterium genome encodes:
- the aroQ gene encoding type II 3-dehydroquinate dehydratase — translation MKILVIHGPNLNLLGTREPEIYGRLTLGRINQEIAATAKTLQVEVECRQTHEEGKILDWIHEACGVFAALVINPAAFTHTSVAIRDAIAATGIPTVEVHLSNIHARESFRRNSFIAPVAAGQISGFGMESYLLGLRAAVSLAAAGSEPSS, via the coding sequence ATGAAGATTCTTGTCATCCACGGTCCCAATCTGAATCTTTTAGGGACGCGGGAACCTGAGATCTACGGTCGGCTGACCCTGGGCCGGATCAATCAGGAAATCGCCGCAACGGCAAAAACCCTTCAGGTCGAGGTGGAATGCCGTCAGACCCATGAAGAGGGAAAGATTCTCGACTGGATTCATGAAGCGTGCGGTGTCTTCGCTGCCCTGGTGATCAACCCGGCGGCCTTTACCCACACCAGTGTTGCTATCCGGGACGCCATCGCAGCGACGGGGATTCCCACTGTTGAGGTGCATCTGTCGAATATCCATGCACGGGAATCGTTTCGGCGAAACTCCTTCATCGCTCCGGTGGCCGCCGGGCAGATCAGCGGTTTCGGGATGGAGAGTTATCTGCTGGGCCTCCGGGCAGCCGTATCTCTCGCCGCTGCCGGATCGGAACCTTCCTCATGA
- the accB gene encoding acetyl-CoA carboxylase biotin carboxyl carrier protein: MNLKEIKELIEMIQGTDISEIEVEREGFRTRIRRGASTSVRPEGPAFAVEKVESAVAGEPVRMSQESSAEPGMPEMAPGQVLVTSPMVGTFYRAPSQGAPPFVEVGTEVEPGRPLCIIEAMKLMNEIEAERKGRIVQILKEDKDPVEFGEPLFVLESVV; this comes from the coding sequence ATGAACCTGAAGGAAATCAAGGAGCTGATCGAGATGATCCAGGGAACGGACATCTCGGAGATTGAAGTGGAGCGGGAGGGATTCCGGACCCGTATCCGGAGGGGGGCGTCCACATCCGTTCGTCCCGAAGGGCCGGCCTTTGCCGTTGAGAAAGTCGAGTCTGCCGTTGCAGGGGAACCGGTCCGAATGTCTCAGGAGTCTTCCGCCGAGCCAGGTATGCCGGAAATGGCTCCCGGACAGGTCCTGGTGACCTCTCCCATGGTGGGGACCTTCTATCGTGCACCGTCTCAGGGGGCCCCGCCCTTCGTCGAGGTCGGAACGGAGGTGGAGCCGGGCCGGCCGCTCTGCATTATCGAGGCGATGAAATTGATGAATGAGATCGAGGCGGAGCGGAAGGGCAGGATCGTGCAGATACTGAAAGAAGACAAGGACCCGGTCGAGTTCGGTGAACCGCTCTTTGTCCTGGAATCGGTGGTGTAA
- a CDS encoding aminopeptidase P family protein: MKSTGTILHSQMKQHRVDAFLVTRMENVRYLSGFTGSTAVLLVTRRGGVVLTDSRYAVQSEKEVDGFSVQILRRGEEMVEGIARLIRTRRYRRVGFESGDLRVDAFHALKKSLRFCSWVPIRPGVEALRMIKTVQELDALQTAVRRAEQAFKRVKKMIRPGSGENEIALALEHAMRKQGAAKVAFDTIVASGVRSAMPHGIASFRKIAAGDLVIVDFGAECNGYFSDMTRTFYVGRRLTGKKREIFDVVRAAQQSAIDIIRPGISFREIDQAARNRIAKAGYGPFFGHGTGHGIGLEVHELPGVTPKNEQIVQEGMVFTIEPGIYLPGLGGVRIEDMVLATGDGCRLLTGLPRGWEI; the protein is encoded by the coding sequence ATGAAGTCCACCGGTACGATCCTCCATTCACAGATGAAACAGCACCGGGTCGATGCTTTTCTGGTGACCCGGATGGAAAATGTTCGGTATCTTTCCGGGTTTACCGGTTCGACAGCGGTACTCCTGGTGACGAGACGGGGGGGCGTTGTTCTGACCGATTCCCGTTATGCCGTGCAATCCGAGAAGGAAGTGGACGGTTTTTCCGTGCAGATCCTGCGGCGGGGTGAAGAAATGGTGGAAGGGATTGCCCGCCTGATCCGGACCCGGCGTTATCGTCGCGTCGGGTTTGAGAGCGGGGATCTTCGGGTGGATGCTTTTCATGCACTGAAAAAATCCCTGCGGTTCTGTTCTTGGGTCCCGATTCGTCCGGGTGTGGAAGCCCTACGGATGATCAAAACGGTGCAGGAACTGGACGCATTGCAGACGGCCGTCCGTCGTGCGGAGCAGGCCTTTAAGCGAGTGAAAAAGATGATCCGTCCCGGCAGCGGAGAAAATGAAATTGCGCTGGCCCTCGAACATGCCATGCGGAAGCAGGGTGCCGCAAAGGTTGCCTTTGATACCATTGTTGCTTCCGGCGTCCGTTCCGCCATGCCGCACGGGATTGCTTCTTTCAGGAAGATTGCCGCAGGAGATCTGGTCATCGTCGATTTCGGAGCGGAATGTAACGGCTATTTTTCGGACATGACCCGTACCTTCTATGTGGGGCGGAGACTCACCGGAAAAAAACGGGAGATTTTTGATGTTGTGCGGGCTGCACAGCAGTCGGCTATTGATATCATCCGTCCCGGCATTTCTTTCCGAGAGATTGATCAAGCCGCCCGGAATCGGATTGCGAAGGCGGGATACGGCCCCTTCTTCGGCCATGGCACGGGCCACGGCATCGGGTTGGAGGTGCATGAATTGCCGGGGGTGACCCCGAAGAATGAACAGATTGTTCAGGAGGGGATGGTTTTTACCATTGAGCCGGGGATTTATCTTCCCGGGTTGGGGGGGGTCCGCATCGAGGATATGGTTCTGGCCACGGGTGATGGATGCCGTCTTCTGACAGGGCTTCCCCGAGGGTGGGAGATCTGA
- a CDS encoding metal-dependent hydrolase, producing the protein MQLTYLSHSCFLIEGGGSRLIVDPFLRDNPNAPIAPEAVKVDFVLVTHGHPDHLGDAVEIAARNRATIIAPFELGLFCERQGAEQVHTMHIGGSFNFPFGLVKLTSALHGSGFPDSKGMIYTGNPCGFLIEMEGKTIYHAGDTGLSMEMKLLGELNRIDVALLPIGGNYTMGEEDALHAARFLKAGLVIPMHYGTFPVLTENSDLFRREAESVGITVRSLTFGETMEV; encoded by the coding sequence ATTCAATTGACCTATCTTTCCCATTCCTGTTTCCTCATTGAAGGGGGCGGCTCCCGACTGATTGTCGATCCCTTTCTGCGGGACAATCCGAATGCGCCGATCGCTCCGGAGGCGGTTAAGGTCGATTTTGTCCTGGTCACCCACGGGCACCCCGATCACTTGGGGGATGCCGTGGAGATTGCCGCCCGGAACCGGGCGACGATCATCGCCCCCTTTGAATTGGGGCTCTTCTGTGAACGGCAGGGTGCGGAGCAGGTCCATACGATGCATATCGGCGGGAGTTTCAATTTCCCCTTCGGGTTGGTGAAACTGACGTCCGCTCTTCACGGGTCGGGCTTTCCGGATTCCAAAGGGATGATCTACACCGGGAATCCCTGCGGGTTCCTGATCGAAATGGAGGGAAAGACGATTTATCATGCCGGGGATACCGGGCTTTCGATGGAGATGAAACTCCTGGGAGAGCTGAACCGGATCGATGTGGCTCTGCTGCCGATCGGCGGAAATTATACGATGGGAGAGGAGGATGCCCTCCATGCCGCCCGCTTTCTGAAAGCGGGGCTGGTGATTCCCATGCATTACGGGACCTTTCCGGTCCTGACGGAGAATTCCGACCTGTTTCGGAGGGAGGCCGAGTCCGTGGGAATCACGGTCCGCTCCCTGACATTCGGAGAAACCATGGAGGTCTGA
- a CDS encoding sigma-54-dependent Fis family transcriptional regulator, with the protein METRKILVADDDHIEKESLATILQREGYETITAGDGKEALEKIESTLPDLVLTDLKMPYLNGLELLTEIKSKYPDIEVIIITGYATVESAINAMKVGAIDYISKPFNVEEVKIIIRKTLEQKGLREENAQLKKQLKEHYEFRNIIGSSHEIQEIIRVLKKVVGGMSSVMITGEEGTGKELLAKTLHFNSPRKDRRFVTLNCGAFEAEQLDEQIFGSPRVKGAMEQANRGTLFMDEIENLPLSIQVKLLKCIKDKELRIPWKNKVVPLDIRFVTATTEDLGRETETGRFREDLYYRLTVIPIHIPPLRERLEDIPLLVNHFIHTLNEEHGKNIHSFSSEALDFLMKYNWQGNITELHNVMERAVILTEGDEITIDVFPVRLNEVREEEILAIPKIPNAGIHLKEEVEKFETKLINHALKRTNGVITLAAEMLKLKRTTLVEKTKRLKDVIRV; encoded by the coding sequence ATGGAAACCCGAAAAATATTAGTGGCCGACGACGACCATATCGAAAAGGAATCGCTGGCAACGATCCTGCAACGGGAGGGATACGAAACCATCACCGCCGGGGACGGAAAGGAGGCTCTCGAAAAAATTGAATCCACTCTTCCGGACCTCGTCCTCACCGACCTGAAAATGCCCTACCTGAACGGATTGGAACTCTTGACGGAGATCAAGTCAAAATATCCCGACATCGAGGTGATCATTATCACAGGCTATGCCACGGTCGAGTCGGCCATCAATGCCATGAAGGTCGGAGCAATCGATTATATCTCCAAACCCTTTAACGTGGAAGAAGTCAAAATCATCATCCGGAAGACCCTCGAGCAAAAGGGACTCCGTGAAGAAAATGCACAGCTCAAAAAACAGTTGAAAGAACATTACGAGTTCCGGAACATTATCGGCAGCAGCCACGAAATCCAGGAAATCATTCGGGTCCTGAAAAAGGTCGTGGGCGGAATGAGTTCCGTCATGATTACCGGAGAAGAGGGAACGGGGAAAGAGCTGCTGGCCAAGACCCTTCACTTCAACAGCCCCCGGAAAGACCGCCGTTTCGTGACCCTCAACTGCGGCGCTTTCGAGGCGGAACAATTAGACGAACAGATCTTCGGTTCTCCCCGCGTAAAAGGGGCGATGGAGCAGGCCAACCGGGGCACTCTCTTCATGGACGAGATTGAAAATCTTCCTCTCAGCATCCAGGTCAAACTGCTGAAATGCATCAAAGACAAGGAACTGAGAATCCCCTGGAAAAACAAGGTGGTTCCTCTGGACATCCGGTTCGTCACCGCCACCACGGAAGATCTCGGACGGGAAACGGAAACGGGGCGATTTCGGGAAGACCTCTATTATCGATTAACGGTCATCCCGATCCATATCCCTCCCTTGCGGGAACGACTGGAGGATATTCCCCTTCTGGTCAATCATTTCATTCATACCCTGAATGAAGAGCACGGGAAGAATATTCATTCATTCTCTTCCGAAGCCCTCGATTTTCTAATGAAATACAACTGGCAGGGGAATATTACGGAATTACATAATGTCATGGAGCGGGCCGTGATCCTGACGGAGGGGGATGAGATCACGATCGACGTCTTCCCGGTCAGGCTCAACGAGGTTCGGGAAGAAGAGATCCTTGCCATCCCGAAGATCCCCAATGCAGGGATTCATCTTAAGGAAGAGGTGGAGAAATTCGAAACCAAGTTGATCAATCACGCACTCAAGCGCACCAACGGGGTGATTACCCTGGCGGCTGAAATGCTGAAACTCAAGCGGACGACCCTTGTGGAAAAGACGAAGCGCCTGAAGGATGTGATCCGGGTTTGA
- a CDS encoding tetratricopeptide repeat protein, with protein sequence MEKYEGQEGSDLFQEIQDKVDREIFRETDADTTSAPDSSMGEASMTLPDADEFEVVVDVIDPDAMETEVEDAFLEEVDYLPPEGEPLEVDSLTSPPAGEPAETESLRREGAPVEPEEAFVQEDELFLGELIGREMGGPTGDEGTGDRSNTPEVAVSSSTEEAGGEKGDEEVLNTRTLAGLYADQGHYAQAIEIYDRLVRDHPEDMEIRTELEGLREKERTAGATLPAEAAGIEEWEELSGESGTETTRRLENWLARIQAEKERRCLRNS encoded by the coding sequence ATGGAAAAGTATGAAGGACAGGAAGGCTCGGATCTTTTCCAGGAGATCCAGGATAAGGTCGATCGGGAAATATTCCGGGAGACGGATGCCGACACGACGTCTGCACCGGATTCATCCATGGGGGAAGCTTCCATGACCCTTCCGGATGCCGACGAATTTGAAGTGGTGGTCGATGTCATTGATCCGGATGCGATGGAGACCGAAGTGGAGGATGCCTTCCTGGAGGAGGTGGACTACCTTCCGCCGGAAGGTGAACCGTTGGAGGTTGACTCTCTGACGTCCCCTCCCGCCGGGGAGCCGGCCGAGACGGAATCGCTTCGGCGGGAGGGGGCTCCGGTTGAACCGGAGGAGGCCTTCGTCCAGGAAGATGAACTCTTCCTGGGGGAATTGATCGGACGGGAGATGGGCGGTCCGACCGGGGACGAAGGGACGGGCGACCGGTCGAACACCCCCGAGGTTGCGGTTTCTTCTTCGACGGAAGAGGCCGGTGGAGAAAAAGGGGACGAAGAGGTTCTGAATACGAGGACGCTGGCGGGTCTCTATGCCGATCAGGGGCATTACGCTCAGGCGATCGAGATCTATGACCGGCTCGTCCGGGACCATCCCGAAGATATGGAGATTCGAACGGAGCTGGAAGGATTGCGGGAGAAAGAACGAACCGCCGGAGCGACACTTCCGGCTGAGGCGGCCGGGATCGAGGAGTGGGAGGAATTGTCCGGAGAATCCGGGACGGAGACGACCCGGCGTCTGGAAAACTGGCTGGCCCGGATCCAGGCCGAGAAGGAGAGGCGATGTTTAAGGAATTCCTGA
- a CDS encoding PilZ domain-containing protein: MEKRQGTRRKSCFRMQYLPLDAEGNFRPKDATIVDLSIGGVRCESAEKLHVGTRLELHFPDAPAENRKSLKDVGIVVWCIQPTPQDPLYRMGIKYL; the protein is encoded by the coding sequence ATGGAAAAACGGCAAGGCACACGAAGAAAGTCCTGTTTCAGAATGCAATATCTTCCACTTGATGCGGAAGGCAACTTCCGGCCAAAGGATGCCACGATAGTCGATCTCAGCATCGGCGGTGTCCGTTGCGAATCAGCGGAAAAGCTCCACGTCGGCACTCGGCTCGAACTGCACTTCCCCGATGCCCCAGCGGAAAACCGGAAGTCTCTAAAGGACGTCGGCATCGTCGTCTGGTGCATCCAGCCAACCCCACAAGACCCGCTCTACCGGATGGGAATCAAATACCTTTAA
- a CDS encoding sigma-54-dependent Fis family transcriptional regulator has translation MKEQFQISDIIGETRGIKLARRLVTQASKTETPVLLQGENGTGKGLISKIIHHNSSRSNKPLVTLNCAGCNEETLQQELFCEDEEFRNVFQRAEGGTLYLQEIDAIPLSLQIQLLNRIKKDPFRNSSSITRMIHQARLITSTEKDLEKLIRKKKFREDLYYQLNVIQIYLPPLRKRIKDFPILAEYFLNQACAGLGKAPPKISDDLYPTLRSYEWIGNIQEFANAIEFAANIVPEGGEITPEDLPEHIINAKGYDIANEILFPQKGIDLKNAVKKFERNLILQALDQADGIISNAAEILHVKRTTLVEKIKREKINSERFKKRRRLRKTLKKRKIF, from the coding sequence ATGAAAGAACAATTCCAGATATCCGATATTATCGGAGAAACACGGGGAATCAAACTGGCCCGACGGCTCGTCACCCAGGCGTCCAAAACGGAAACACCCGTGTTGCTCCAGGGAGAAAACGGGACGGGGAAGGGGCTGATCAGCAAGATCATTCACCACAACAGCAGCCGATCCAACAAACCTCTGGTGACACTGAACTGTGCCGGATGTAACGAGGAAACCCTACAGCAGGAACTTTTTTGTGAAGATGAGGAATTCAGGAATGTTTTTCAACGGGCAGAAGGAGGCACCCTCTACCTGCAGGAAATCGATGCGATTCCCCTTTCCCTGCAGATTCAACTGTTGAACAGGATCAAAAAAGACCCCTTCCGCAACAGCAGCAGTATCACCCGAATGATTCACCAGGCACGCCTGATCACCTCCACTGAGAAAGATCTGGAAAAACTGATCCGGAAGAAAAAATTCCGGGAAGATCTCTATTATCAATTGAACGTCATCCAGATCTATCTTCCTCCGTTACGAAAACGGATCAAGGACTTTCCGATCCTGGCTGAGTATTTTCTCAACCAGGCCTGTGCCGGTCTCGGCAAAGCCCCTCCCAAAATCTCCGACGACCTTTATCCAACCCTCCGCTCCTATGAATGGATCGGCAACATTCAGGAGTTTGCCAATGCCATCGAGTTTGCAGCCAACATCGTCCCGGAAGGAGGAGAAATCACACCGGAGGACCTCCCGGAACATATTATTAATGCCAAGGGATATGATATCGCCAACGAAATTCTCTTCCCCCAAAAAGGGATCGACCTGAAGAATGCCGTTAAAAAATTTGAACGGAACCTGATCCTCCAGGCCCTCGACCAAGCTGACGGGATCATCAGCAACGCCGCCGAGATTCTTCATGTCAAACGAACCACCCTGGTGGAAAAGATCAAAAGAGAAAAGATCAACTCCGAACGATTCAAGAAACGGCGCCGTCTTCGAAAGACCCTGAAAAAAAGGAAAATCTTCTGA
- a CDS encoding roadblock/LC7 domain-containing protein — translation MFKEFLSDLVQSVDGAVGSILMGMDGIPIDEFCVRPEEDLQLIGIEVSSILKELNRAAQSMETGTLGEFLMVNENKTTLVRKINEEYFLVLVLNGNGNLGKGRFRMRVMVPRISREFE, via the coding sequence ATGTTTAAGGAATTCCTGAGTGATCTGGTGCAATCCGTCGATGGGGCTGTGGGATCGATCCTTATGGGGATGGATGGAATCCCGATTGATGAATTTTGTGTGCGTCCCGAGGAAGACCTGCAATTGATCGGGATCGAGGTTTCCTCGATTCTGAAAGAGCTGAACCGTGCCGCGCAATCGATGGAAACCGGTACTCTCGGCGAGTTTCTGATGGTCAATGAAAACAAGACGACTCTTGTGCGCAAGATCAATGAAGAATATTTTCTTGTCCTGGTGTTGAATGGAAACGGGAACCTTGGTAAGGGGCGCTTCCGGATGCGCGTCATGGTCCCCCGAATCTCCAGAGAATTCGAATAG
- a CDS encoding ABC transporter permease, with protein sequence MIRVPGFYTIFWREMLSIRKKFIKFFAGSLVMPALYLVTFGWGLGRGMHVQGLDYLIFVLPGIIALSAMNNSFSGVAITLNISKLYYRTIEEILVSPVGPWSIAFGRALAGCFKGLFSAGLLIGISLYLHVKIVYTPTFFLILFLTCFVFASLGVLAAMLARSHEDMTNFTNFVILPMAFLSGTFFPPDRLPEPFSSLVMIYPLTHAALSLRSIVAGNGVPRISLLILLLYAGILFFLGGKAVKRLEL encoded by the coding sequence ATGATCCGCGTGCCCGGATTCTATACGATCTTCTGGCGGGAGATGCTCTCCATCCGGAAAAAATTCATAAAATTTTTCGCCGGAAGTCTGGTCATGCCGGCGCTCTATCTGGTGACCTTCGGGTGGGGACTGGGGCGGGGAATGCATGTCCAGGGCCTCGATTACCTCATCTTTGTCCTTCCGGGAATCATTGCACTTTCCGCGATGAACAACAGCTTCTCCGGTGTGGCCATCACGCTCAATATCAGCAAACTTTACTACCGGACCATCGAGGAGATCCTTGTCTCTCCGGTAGGTCCTTGGTCGATTGCCTTCGGTCGTGCGCTGGCGGGATGTTTCAAGGGGCTTTTTTCCGCAGGGTTGCTCATCGGCATCAGTCTCTATCTTCATGTAAAGATTGTCTACACGCCCACCTTTTTCCTGATCCTGTTTTTGACCTGTTTTGTCTTCGCGTCCCTCGGGGTCCTGGCGGCCATGCTGGCCCGCTCCCACGAGGATATGACCAACTTTACCAATTTCGTGATCCTTCCCATGGCCTTTCTTTCGGGGACCTTTTTCCCTCCCGACCGCTTGCCCGAACCCTTTTCCAGCCTCGTCATGATCTATCCCCTGACCCATGCGGCGCTTTCCCTTCGAAGCATTGTCGCCGGAAACGGAGTCCCCCGGATCTCTCTTCTCATATTACTCCTCTATGCAGGGATTCTTTTCTTCCTGGGGGGCAAGGCGGTGAAACGTCTGGAATTATAG
- the efp gene encoding elongation factor P gives MYSTADFRNGLKIEMNGEPFIMVEFQHVKPGKGGAFVRTKLKSLRSGAVLDKTFRSGEKVDKPDLDEREMEYLYVSEGQYCFMDSENYEQTFLSREMLGDSEGYLQENVKVKVLFHNGTPIGMELPNFVILKVAETEPGFKGDTASGGSKPATLETGIVVKVPFYMNEGERVKIDTRTGEFIERVKGDQ, from the coding sequence GTGTATTCTACAGCGGATTTTCGAAACGGTTTAAAGATTGAGATGAATGGGGAGCCTTTTATCATGGTCGAGTTTCAGCACGTAAAACCGGGTAAGGGGGGGGCTTTTGTCCGGACAAAGCTGAAAAGCCTCCGTTCCGGAGCGGTGCTCGACAAGACCTTCCGTTCAGGAGAGAAGGTGGACAAACCGGATCTGGACGAACGGGAGATGGAGTACCTCTACGTCTCGGAAGGACAGTATTGTTTTATGGATTCCGAAAATTATGAGCAGACCTTTCTCTCCCGGGAGATGCTGGGTGATTCCGAAGGGTATCTCCAGGAAAATGTGAAGGTAAAGGTTCTCTTTCACAATGGGACGCCGATCGGTATGGAATTGCCGAACTTCGTGATTCTGAAGGTTGCCGAGACCGAACCGGGGTTCAAGGGGGATACGGCCTCGGGCGGATCCAAACCGGCCACCCTGGAGACGGGGATTGTGGTCAAGGTTCCCTTCTACATGAACGAGGGAGAGCGGGTCAAAATCGACACGAGAACAGGTGAGTTTATTGAACGGGTCAAGGGGGATCAATGA
- a CDS encoding rhomboid family intramembrane serine protease — translation MLLPVGDTPNPRGTPYVNYLLIGINIAVYLLVTLPLSAARPNPTDPVLLEYVRAIPQYWNLPVSELLRHISSYDLFIFTHGFKPADPSVMDLFGSMFLHAGFFHLAGNMLFLWIYGDNVEHRLGSLNYLFVYLATGMAATLFFMLFQLRSTTPMIGASGAISGVLGLYFLWFPRNKVRVFALLFPFFMDIILLPARWVLGFFLIIDNLLPFLFASGGGSGVAHGAHIGGFLAGLGIAYTLDRFPDILRRSKRRSGRAPAAERPDPGGEEELSPEERIHTALLQNDRKGAASLYLSIRNRVQHKEIDPADRLEIGRYLLREGNYPAALSVFRQYISDFQNGPDLDQACLGAGIALYQAEGQMTASYQYFLMVLDVTTSPAIEAEARRYLQTIETMQKTRIKKE, via the coding sequence ATGTTGCTTCCCGTCGGAGACACCCCCAACCCCAGGGGAACCCCCTACGTCAATTATCTCCTCATCGGTATCAATATCGCCGTCTACCTTCTGGTGACCCTTCCCCTTTCAGCGGCCCGCCCGAACCCGACCGACCCGGTCCTGCTGGAATACGTCCGTGCCATTCCCCAATACTGGAATCTCCCGGTGTCGGAACTGCTCCGCCACATCTCCTCCTATGATCTTTTCATCTTCACCCATGGTTTCAAACCGGCAGATCCCTCGGTGATGGATCTCTTCGGTTCCATGTTTCTCCATGCCGGATTTTTCCACTTGGCCGGAAACATGCTCTTTCTCTGGATCTACGGCGATAACGTGGAACATCGCCTCGGGTCCCTCAATTATCTCTTTGTTTACCTCGCCACCGGGATGGCCGCTACCCTCTTCTTCATGCTGTTTCAACTCAGATCGACAACCCCCATGATCGGGGCCTCCGGCGCCATCTCGGGGGTGCTGGGTCTCTACTTCCTCTGGTTCCCGAGAAATAAGGTCCGCGTCTTCGCCCTCCTCTTTCCCTTTTTCATGGATATCATCCTCCTCCCCGCCCGGTGGGTACTGGGCTTTTTTCTCATCATTGACAACCTCCTCCCCTTTCTTTTTGCCTCCGGCGGGGGCAGCGGGGTCGCACACGGCGCCCACATCGGCGGTTTCCTGGCCGGTCTCGGAATCGCCTATACACTGGACCGATTCCCGGACATTCTGCGCCGTTCGAAACGGCGGTCCGGGCGTGCCCCGGCAGCGGAGCGCCCGGACCCCGGTGGTGAAGAAGAACTCTCACCGGAAGAACGGATCCATACAGCCCTCCTGCAGAATGACCGGAAAGGTGCGGCTTCCCTTTACCTGTCAATTCGGAACCGTGTCCAGCACAAAGAGATCGATCCTGCCGATCGTCTGGAGATCGGCCGTTACCTCTTGCGTGAAGGGAACTATCCGGCAGCCCTCTCCGTGTTCCGACAGTATATCTCGGACTTCCAGAACGGCCCGGACCTGGATCAGGCCTGCCTCGGCGCCGGGATTGCTCTCTACCAAGCAGAGGGACAAATGACGGCATCTTACCAGTATTTCCTGATGGTTCTCGACGTCACGACCTCCCCGGCCATCGAAGCTGAGGCACGGCGTTACTTGCAGACCATCGAGACCATGCAGAAGACACGAATCAAAAAGGAATAA
- a CDS encoding ATP-binding cassette domain-containing protein, giving the protein MIRTENLTKCFGRLTAVDRLNLSVPKGEIFGLLGPNGAGKTTTIRMLTTLAKITEGRAVIDGLDVAQEPIGVKRLIGVAPQGLNLEIELTAEENLEYHGRLHQMPRRERRRRISELLNFSDLEAKAKVQVDHFSGGMKRRLLIARALMHDPRVLFLDEPTVGLDPQIRRKIWGLIEELKSRGITVLLTTHYIEEAEALCERVGILRKGKMIALDSPGRLKEKVGAYVVECNNKNGCEIHFCRTREEAVAYAGRLRIDVTIRHTNLEDVFLNLTGEKILD; this is encoded by the coding sequence ATGATCCGGACTGAGAATCTCACGAAATGTTTTGGACGTCTGACTGCCGTAGACCGGCTGAACCTCTCCGTTCCGAAAGGGGAAATCTTCGGTCTTCTCGGGCCGAACGGAGCCGGGAAAACGACAACGATTCGAATGTTGACGACCCTTGCGAAGATTACCGAAGGCCGGGCCGTGATCGATGGCCTTGACGTCGCACAAGAGCCGATCGGGGTGAAGCGGTTGATCGGAGTGGCCCCGCAGGGGTTGAACCTGGAGATTGAATTGACGGCGGAAGAGAATCTTGAATACCACGGGAGACTTCATCAAATGCCACGCCGTGAACGGCGGCGGCGGATCTCCGAGTTGTTGAATTTTTCCGATCTGGAGGCAAAAGCGAAAGTACAGGTCGATCACTTCTCCGGCGGGATGAAGCGGCGCCTCCTGATTGCACGGGCCTTGATGCATGATCCCCGTGTTCTCTTTCTGGATGAGCCGACGGTTGGACTCGATCCGCAGATCCGGCGGAAGATCTGGGGGCTCATCGAGGAGCTGAAGAGCCGGGGGATCACCGTCCTTCTCACCACGCACTACATTGAAGAGGCCGAAGCCCTCTGTGAACGGGTCGGGATCCTGCGGAAAGGAAAGATGATCGCCCTCGATTCTCCGGGCCGGCTGAAGGAGAAGGTCGGGGCCTATGTCGTGGAATGCAACAATAAAAACGGCTGCGAAATCCATTTCTGCCGGACCCGGGAGGAGGCCGTCGCCTATGCCGGTCGGTTGCGGATCGATGTCACGATCCGCCATACCAATCTGGAAGATGTTTTTTTAAACCTTACGGGGGAAAAGATTCTTGACTAA